In Mus caroli chromosome 9, CAROLI_EIJ_v1.1, whole genome shotgun sequence, a single window of DNA contains:
- the Manf gene encoding mesencephalic astrocyte-derived neurotrophic factor, with amino-acid sequence MWATRGLAVALALSVLPDSRALRPGDCEVCISYLGRFYQDLKDRDVTFSPATIEEELIKFCREARGKENRLCYYIGATDDAATKIINEVSKPLAHHIPVEKICEKLKKKDSQICELKYDKQIDLSTVDLKKLRVKELKKILDDWGEMCKGCAEKSDYIRKINELMPKYAPKAASARTDL; translated from the exons ATGTGGGCTACGCGCGGGCTGGCGGTAGCGCTGGCCCTGAGCGTGCTGCCTGACAGCCGGGCGCTGCGGCCAGGCGACTGTGAAG TTTGTATTTCTTATCTGGGAAGATTTTACCAGGACCTCAAAGACAGAGATGTCACATTTTCACCAGCCACTATTGAAGAAGAACTTATAAAGTTTTGCCGTGAAGCAAGAGGCAAAGAGAATCGGTTG TGCTACTACATTGGAGCCACAGATGACGCTGCCACCAAGATCATCAATGAAGTGTCGAAGCCCCTGGCCCACCATATCCCTGTGGAAAAGATCTGtgagaagctgaagaagaaagaCAGCCAGATCTGTGAGCTAAAATATG ACAAGCAGATTGACCTGAGCACAGTGGACCTGAAGAAGCTCCGGGTGAAAGAGCTGAAGAAGATCCTGGACGACTGGGGGGAGATGTGCAAAGGCTGTGCAGAAAAGTCTGACTATATCCGGAAGATAAATGAACTGATGCCTAAATACGCCCCCAAGGCAGCCAGCGCACGAACTGATCTGTAG